Proteins from a single region of Sandaracinaceae bacterium:
- a CDS encoding serine hydroxymethyltransferase has protein sequence MSELQQMDSEIAALITKEEARQHRTMRLIPSENYAWPAVMEACGSVLNNKYSEGYTGKRYYEGQEFIDGVESLAVERVKALFGVDHANVQPYSGSPANLAVYFAFCQPGDTVMGMGLPSGGHLTHGWKVSISGSYFNAVQYGVRESDHRIDFDQVASLAREHKPKLLFCGATAYPRQIDFARFAEIAREVGAILVADIAHISGLIAGGAHPSPVGLAEVISSTTHKTLRGPRGGMIMCDAKHAKAIDKSVFPGLQGGPHNGTTAGIAVAAKLAGTPEFKQYAANVVTNAQALAARLEERGFALITGGTENHLVLMDLTPKGVPGKVAAQALDRAGIVTNYNSIPFDPRKPFDPSGVRIGTPAITARGMGVAEMQQLGDWMADVVDNVTDDAKIAAIAADVKALCDKFPAPGVPVS, from the coding sequence ATGTCCGAGCTGCAGCAGATGGATTCCGAGATCGCCGCCCTCATCACCAAGGAGGAGGCGCGCCAGCACCGCACCATGCGGCTCATCCCGTCCGAGAACTACGCCTGGCCGGCCGTCATGGAGGCCTGCGGCAGCGTCCTCAACAACAAGTACTCCGAGGGCTACACGGGCAAGCGCTACTACGAGGGCCAGGAGTTCATCGACGGCGTCGAGTCCCTCGCGGTCGAGCGCGTGAAGGCCCTGTTCGGCGTGGACCACGCCAACGTTCAGCCCTACTCCGGCTCACCGGCCAACCTGGCGGTCTACTTCGCGTTCTGCCAGCCCGGCGACACGGTGATGGGCATGGGCCTCCCCAGCGGCGGCCACCTGACGCACGGCTGGAAGGTCAGCATCAGCGGCAGCTACTTCAACGCCGTGCAGTACGGCGTGCGCGAGTCCGACCACCGCATCGACTTCGACCAGGTGGCCTCCCTCGCCCGTGAGCACAAGCCCAAGCTGCTGTTCTGCGGCGCCACGGCCTACCCCCGCCAGATCGACTTCGCGCGCTTCGCCGAGATCGCGCGCGAGGTGGGCGCCATCCTGGTGGCCGACATCGCGCACATCAGCGGCCTCATCGCCGGCGGCGCGCACCCGAGCCCGGTCGGCCTGGCCGAGGTCATCAGCTCCACCACGCACAAGACCCTGCGCGGCCCCCGCGGCGGCATGATCATGTGCGACGCCAAGCACGCCAAGGCCATCGACAAGTCGGTCTTCCCCGGCCTGCAGGGCGGGCCCCACAACGGCACCACCGCCGGCATCGCCGTCGCCGCCAAGCTGGCCGGCACCCCCGAGTTCAAGCAGTACGCCGCGAACGTGGTGACCAACGCGCAGGCCCTGGCGGCTCGCCTCGAGGAGCGCGGCTTTGCGCTCATCACCGGCGGCACCGAGAACCACCTGGTGCTCATGGACCTCACGCCCAAGGGCGTCCCGGGCAAGGTCGCGGCGCAGGCCCTCGACCGCGCCGGCATCGTCACCAACTACAACTCCATCCCCTTCGACCCGCGCAAGCCCTTCGACCCGAGCGGCGTGCGCATTGGCACGCCCGCCATCACGGCGCGTGGCATGGGCGTGGCCGAGATGCAGCAGCTCGGCGACTGGATGGCGGACGTGGTGGACAACGTCACGGACGACGCCAAGATCGCGGCCATCGCGGCCGACGTGAAGGCGTTGTGTGACAAGTTCCCCGCGCCCGGCGTGCCCGTCTCCTGA
- a CDS encoding TetR family transcriptional regulator — MSDTPEASRRPGRPRLADDDAFDRDRALRVALGVFARDGFEGASVRQISREVGVSNTLLHHYFGSKQQLWEACIDHSFGAVSKQILPRLDKLLGPGDPVAKVHDMVKSYVMLSAQFPEGFQIITQEGARGGERLDYIVDRHIKGFLDVARVLIDAAAKQGLVRDVPWASLFFLVFNGGTALYALKELAAKVAAPGALDDVTFLELHASATADMIVAALQPSEPTPDPSKS, encoded by the coding sequence GTGAGCGATACGCCCGAGGCGAGCCGCAGGCCAGGCCGGCCGCGCCTCGCCGACGACGACGCGTTCGACCGGGACCGCGCGCTGAGGGTGGCCCTCGGCGTCTTTGCCCGTGACGGCTTCGAAGGCGCGAGCGTACGTCAGATCAGCCGTGAGGTCGGCGTGAGCAACACCCTGCTGCATCACTACTTCGGCTCCAAGCAGCAGCTCTGGGAGGCCTGCATCGACCACAGCTTCGGCGCAGTCAGCAAGCAGATCCTGCCCCGCCTCGACAAGCTCCTGGGCCCAGGCGACCCGGTCGCGAAGGTGCACGACATGGTCAAGAGCTACGTGATGCTCTCGGCGCAGTTCCCAGAGGGGTTCCAGATCATCACGCAGGAGGGGGCCCGCGGGGGCGAGCGCCTGGACTACATCGTCGACCGACACATCAAGGGCTTCCTGGACGTCGCCCGCGTGCTGATCGACGCCGCCGCCAAGCAAGGACTCGTCCGCGACGTCCCGTGGGCCTCCCTGTTCTTCTTGGTCTTCAATGGAGGCACCGCGCTCTACGCACTGAAGGAGCTGGCCGCCAAGGTCGCTGCCCCCGGCGCGCTCGACGACGTCACGTTCCTCGAGCTGCACGCCAGCGCGACCGCGGACATGATCGTCGCTGCGCTGCAGCCCAGCGAGCCCACGCCGGACCCCTCCAAAAGTTGA
- a CDS encoding VanW family protein: protein MISPSRWWTHARAVAGIGLLGGSALLTLPSMIPARASATDQRPAPSVRVGGLTMVVEDAASQARRIADEWAQKPLRLQLTEETLVRTRSDLGGSVDVEHLTRLLRDANNPTSALRRRAAEADELNLALPVRFDAEPARALLLELKRLHDHAPADARFDPDTREVIAERSGLSLDVWTTLDDLDDALHHGSDEVAVRVVRTNARRTASELRDVRVDARLGEFETRYSLNESAADRTHNLRVAARKIDGIVLLPGEVFDFNDVVGERNEASGFRPAPVIAGGELVDGLGGGACQIAGTIHAAAFFAGMTILERHPHSRPSFYIKLGLDAAVSYPSINLVFRNDLPFPVVVRIRLEGGIARSEVLGLEQRHMVTFVRRIDSVQPYTESETQDSSLPSGVRALGQRGVAGFRVQRWRIVRDLTTNQARREASVDVYPPTTQIWRVGTGGPPPEGYVPEGDGHPEYTADEYTTMTQGPGIRGTDTTRQPGFSGLPGWTARMGMPQPPAVEPTEEGGN from the coding sequence GTGATCTCTCCTTCGCGATGGTGGACCCACGCGCGCGCCGTGGCGGGCATCGGACTGCTCGGCGGCTCCGCGCTGCTGACCCTCCCCTCGATGATCCCGGCGCGCGCCTCGGCCACGGACCAACGCCCTGCGCCCTCCGTACGGGTGGGCGGCCTGACGATGGTGGTGGAGGACGCCGCGAGCCAGGCGCGCCGCATCGCCGACGAATGGGCGCAGAAGCCCCTGCGCCTGCAGCTCACCGAAGAGACGCTCGTGCGTACCCGCTCAGACCTGGGCGGCAGCGTCGACGTGGAGCACCTGACGCGCCTGCTGCGTGACGCCAACAACCCGACCAGCGCGCTGCGGCGCCGCGCCGCCGAGGCCGACGAGCTGAACCTGGCGCTGCCCGTGCGCTTCGATGCCGAGCCCGCCCGCGCGCTGCTGCTCGAGCTCAAGCGGCTGCACGACCACGCGCCTGCCGATGCGCGCTTCGACCCCGACACCCGCGAGGTGATCGCCGAGCGCTCCGGCCTGTCGCTGGACGTGTGGACGACGCTGGACGACCTCGACGACGCGCTCCACCACGGGTCCGATGAAGTCGCCGTGCGCGTGGTGCGCACGAACGCGCGCCGCACCGCCAGCGAGCTGCGTGACGTGCGCGTCGACGCCCGGCTCGGGGAGTTCGAGACGCGCTACAGCCTCAACGAGAGCGCCGCCGACCGCACGCACAACCTGCGCGTTGCGGCGCGCAAGATCGACGGGATCGTGCTCCTCCCGGGCGAGGTCTTCGACTTCAACGACGTCGTCGGCGAACGCAACGAGGCCAGCGGCTTCCGTCCCGCGCCCGTCATCGCGGGCGGCGAGCTGGTGGATGGCCTCGGTGGTGGCGCCTGCCAGATCGCGGGCACCATCCATGCCGCGGCGTTCTTCGCGGGCATGACCATCCTCGAGCGCCACCCGCACAGCCGGCCCAGCTTCTACATCAAGCTCGGACTCGACGCAGCGGTGAGCTACCCCAGCATCAACCTGGTGTTCCGCAACGACCTCCCCTTCCCCGTCGTCGTACGCATCCGCCTCGAGGGCGGCATCGCGCGTTCCGAGGTGTTGGGCCTCGAGCAGCGCCACATGGTCACGTTCGTGCGCCGCATCGACTCGGTGCAGCCGTACACGGAGAGCGAGACGCAGGACAGCAGCCTCCCGTCCGGCGTGCGCGCCCTCGGGCAGCGCGGGGTCGCGGGCTTCCGTGTCCAGCGCTGGCGCATCGTGCGCGACCTCACCACCAACCAGGCGCGTCGCGAAGCGTCCGTGGACGTGTACCCGCCCACGACCCAGATCTGGCGCGTGGGCACGGGCGGTCCGCCCCCGGAGGGCTACGTCCCCGAGGGCGACGGGCACCCGGAGTACACGGCCGACGAGTACACGACGATGACCCAGGGGCCTGGTATCCGCGGCACCGACACCACGCGCCAGCCCGGCTTCTCGGGGCTGCCCGGCTGGACGGCCCGCATGGGCATGCCCCAGCCCCCCGCCGTCGAGCCGACCGAAGAAGGCGGCAACTGA
- a CDS encoding bifunctional phosphopantothenoylcysteine decarboxylase/phosphopantothenate synthase — protein MLPAVMLTGKRIVVGIGGGIAAFKAVELVRELGRRGAEVRVVMTPAATRFVGPVTFTGLLGRPPVVDLWDPSYAGEVHVELGEWADAMVVAPATMNVIARLAHGMADDALLATLACARCVRLFAPAMHPHMWMQPATQRNVATLRSDGVQVVGPVEGPLANGGSGKGRMAEPSTIADALANALREPLAHTAPAAASPAAAAPGSSAGSSGALPGATASTQDLAGLRVLVSAGPTFEDLDPVRFLGNRSSGKMGFALASRAHARGASVVLVSGPVTLPDPAGVTTVRVRSAREMHAAVKSEVSRGVDIVVMAAAVADYRPAERADQKIKKSGARALELVRNPDILAELGSERAARREALDADAPATPVLIGFALETTDIERYARTKLASKRCDLIVANEAAHGFGGDTNRAHLVSETGVLSLETMSKDALADHILSAALGIHHAPPQPHAPTQAHASGT, from the coding sequence ATGCTGCCCGCGGTGATGCTCACGGGTAAACGCATCGTCGTCGGGATCGGTGGCGGGATCGCGGCGTTCAAGGCCGTCGAGCTGGTGCGCGAGCTCGGCCGCCGGGGCGCCGAGGTGCGCGTGGTGATGACCCCCGCCGCCACGCGCTTCGTCGGGCCCGTCACGTTCACGGGGCTGCTCGGGCGCCCCCCCGTCGTGGACCTGTGGGACCCGAGCTACGCGGGCGAGGTCCACGTCGAGCTCGGCGAGTGGGCCGACGCGATGGTGGTCGCCCCCGCCACCATGAACGTCATCGCGCGCCTTGCGCACGGCATGGCCGACGACGCGCTGCTCGCGACGCTGGCGTGCGCGCGCTGCGTGCGGCTGTTCGCGCCGGCTATGCACCCCCACATGTGGATGCAGCCAGCCACACAACGCAACGTGGCTACGCTGCGGAGCGATGGCGTCCAGGTGGTCGGCCCAGTGGAAGGGCCGCTGGCGAACGGTGGCAGCGGGAAGGGGCGGATGGCGGAGCCCTCGACCATCGCCGACGCGCTCGCGAACGCGCTGAGGGAGCCGCTGGCGCACACGGCCCCCGCCGCGGCCTCGCCGGCCGCCGCCGCCCCGGGATCGAGCGCCGGATCCTCTGGAGCGCTGCCAGGCGCCACAGCCTCCACACAAGACCTCGCGGGGCTCCGCGTGCTCGTCAGCGCCGGCCCGACGTTCGAGGACCTCGACCCAGTGCGCTTCTTGGGCAACCGCTCGAGCGGCAAGATGGGCTTCGCCCTCGCCTCCCGGGCGCACGCGCGCGGCGCCAGCGTAGTGCTCGTGAGCGGCCCTGTGACCCTCCCCGATCCCGCGGGCGTCACCACCGTGCGAGTGCGCTCCGCGCGCGAGATGCACGCCGCCGTGAAGTCCGAGGTGTCCCGCGGCGTCGACATCGTCGTCATGGCCGCCGCCGTCGCCGATTACCGCCCCGCCGAGCGGGCGGACCAGAAGATCAAGAAGTCCGGCGCGCGCGCCCTCGAGCTGGTACGCAACCCGGACATCCTCGCGGAGCTGGGCAGTGAGCGCGCCGCCCGGCGTGAGGCCCTGGACGCCGATGCCCCAGCGACGCCGGTGCTCATCGGCTTCGCCCTCGAGACCACCGACATCGAGCGCTACGCGCGCACGAAGCTGGCCTCGAAGCGCTGCGACCTGATCGTCGCGAACGAGGCAGCGCACGGGTTCGGCGGCGACACCAACCGCGCACACCTCGTCTCGGAGACAGGCGTGCTCTCCCTGGAAACGATGAGCAAGGACGCCCTCGCCGACCACATCCTGTCCGCGGCGTTGGGGATCCACCACGCGCCCCCCCAGCCGCACGCCCCCACGCAGGCCCACGCGTCAGGAACCTAG